A section of the Triplophysa rosa unplaced genomic scaffold, Trosa_1v2 scaffold221_ERROPOS574315, whole genome shotgun sequence genome encodes:
- the hs2st1a gene encoding heparan sulfate 2-O-sulfotransferase 1 — MGLLRIKMPPKFQLLALLAFAIAMIFLENQIQKLEESRGKLERAIARHEVREIEQRHVQEGLKENLMEEEDLVIIYNRVPKTASTSFTNIAYDLCSRNHYHVLHINTTKNNPVMSLQDQVRFVKNVTLWKEMKPALYHGHVSFLDFTKFGVKKKPIYINVIRDPIERLVSYYYFLRFGDDYRPGLRRRKQGDKKTFDECVAAGGSDCAPEKLWLQIPFFCGHYSECWNIGSKWALEQAKYNLVNEYMLVGVTEELEDFVMMLEAALPRFFKGATELYRTGKKSHLRKTSEKKPPTKESIARLQQSDIWKMENEFYEFALEQFQYVRAHAVREKDGELYLLAQNFFYEKIYPKTT, encoded by the exons ATGGGGCTTTTACGGATAAAGATGCCACCCAAGTTTCAACTTCTGGCTCTGTTGGCTTTCGCGATTGCAATGATCTTCTTGGAGAATCAAATTCAGAAGCTCGAGGAGTCACGGGGGAAGCTGG AACGAGCTATTGCCAGACATGAGGTACGAGAGATAGAACAACGGCACGTTCAGGAGGGGCTGAAAGAGAACTTAATGGAGGAGGAAGATTTGGTGATTATCTACAACCGAGTACCCAAAACAGCCAGTACCTCCTTCACCAACATCGCCTATGACCTGTGCAGCAGAAACCACTACCATGTGTTGCACATTAATACCACCAAAAACAACCCTGTCATGTCCCTTCAGGACCAg gTCCGGTTCGTAAAGAATGTGACGTTATGGAAGGAGATGAAGCCTGCTCTCTACCATGGACATGTGTCGTTTCTAGACTTCACTAA ATTTGGAGTAAAGAAAAAGCCTATTTACATTAATGTTATCCGAGACCCCATTGAACGTCTGGTGTCTTATTACTACTTCCTGCGCTTTGGTGATGACTACAGACCAGGCTTACGGCGCAGGAAGCAAGGAGACAAAAAG ACCTTTGATGAGTGTGTAGCGGCTGGAGGGTCTGATTGTGCTCCAGAGAAGCTATGGCTTCAGATTCCCTTCTTCTGTGGTCACTACTCTGAGTGCTG GAACATTGGCAGCAAATGGGCTTTGGAGCAAGCCAAATACAATCTAGTGAATGAATATATGCTTGTTGGGGTGACAGAGGAGTTGGAGGACTTTGTTATGATGTTGGAGGCTGCTCTTCCTCGTTTTTTTAAGGGAGCCACAGAGCTCTACCGAACAG ggaaaaaatcacacCTAAGGAAAACAAGTGAAAAGAAGCCACCCACCAAAGAGTCAATTGCCAGATTGCAGCAGTCGGATATCTGGAAAATGGAAAATGAATTTTATGAGTTTGCACTAGAGCAGTTCCAATATGTCCGGGCCCATGCGGTGAGGGAAAAAGATGGAGAACTGTATCTACTGGCACAGAACTTTTTCTATGAGAAGATCTACCCAAAGACTACTTGA
- the lmo4 gene encoding LIM domain transcription factor LMO4 isoform X1, producing the protein MCEMIVNYDKGSDPFIMINTAGNAQPPEDRMGALAWKCCVGCGCKISDRFLLFALDGYWHFHCLKCSCCQAQLAEIGSSCFTKCGLILCKSDYIRLFGNSGACMACRKSIPASEMVMRTQGNVFHVKCFICSICHNQLVPGDRFHYVNGKLFCERDTPAACAHRNDHLDSLMEHKISEQKI; encoded by the exons ATGTGTGAAATGATCGTTAATTATGATAAAG GCAGTGACCcatttattatgataaatacaGCTGGCAATGCACAGCCACCTGAGGACAGAATGGGGGCCCTGGCATGGAAATGCTGTGTTGGATGCGGATGCAAGATTTCTGACCGGTTCCTCTTGTTTGCTTTGGATGGATACTGGCACTTCCACTGTCTTAAGTGCTCCTGCTGTCAAGCCCAGTTGGCAGAAATTGGCTCATCTTGTTTCACCAAGTGTGGCTTGATCCTCTGCAAAAGTGACTATATAAG ACTATTTGGTAACAGTGGAGCCTGCATGGCTTGCAGAAAATCCATCCCAGCAAGTGAAATGGTTATGCGAACACAAGGGAATGTGTTTCATGTCAAG TGTTTTATTTGCTCCATCTGTCATAACCAGTTAGTACCTGGCGACCGTTTTCACTATGTGAATGGAAAGCTATTCTGTGAGCGAGACACGCCAGCAGCTTGTGCACACAGAAACGACCACTTGGATTCACTCATGGAGCACAAAATATCAGAACAGAAGATCTAG
- the lmo4 gene encoding LIM domain transcription factor LMO4 isoform X2, translated as MCEMIVNYDKAGNAQPPEDRMGALAWKCCVGCGCKISDRFLLFALDGYWHFHCLKCSCCQAQLAEIGSSCFTKCGLILCKSDYIRLFGNSGACMACRKSIPASEMVMRTQGNVFHVKCFICSICHNQLVPGDRFHYVNGKLFCERDTPAACAHRNDHLDSLMEHKISEQKI; from the exons ATGTGTGAAATGATCGTTAATTATGATAAAG CTGGCAATGCACAGCCACCTGAGGACAGAATGGGGGCCCTGGCATGGAAATGCTGTGTTGGATGCGGATGCAAGATTTCTGACCGGTTCCTCTTGTTTGCTTTGGATGGATACTGGCACTTCCACTGTCTTAAGTGCTCCTGCTGTCAAGCCCAGTTGGCAGAAATTGGCTCATCTTGTTTCACCAAGTGTGGCTTGATCCTCTGCAAAAGTGACTATATAAG ACTATTTGGTAACAGTGGAGCCTGCATGGCTTGCAGAAAATCCATCCCAGCAAGTGAAATGGTTATGCGAACACAAGGGAATGTGTTTCATGTCAAG TGTTTTATTTGCTCCATCTGTCATAACCAGTTAGTACCTGGCGACCGTTTTCACTATGTGAATGGAAAGCTATTCTGTGAGCGAGACACGCCAGCAGCTTGTGCACACAGAAACGACCACTTGGATTCACTCATGGAGCACAAAATATCAGAACAGAAGATCTAG